Proteins encoded in a region of the Pseudochaenichthys georgianus chromosome 20, fPseGeo1.2, whole genome shotgun sequence genome:
- the nsmaf gene encoding protein FAN isoform X2 has product MAFLKRKERTKERFSLLLLDLEEYYFEQHTAYHVTTCSEKERKVRGSFKVCSRSVIFDPEDVSEPILKIPLRDCKKIEFVERESNPFNDPRPSVISISCVQAIYIKESNVIAPYRNERGAKKVTFQLEDWSKTEDVVQTFLQLHRASCLEKLGDQTAMIAAILQSRLARSSFDKNCFQSMAEKPHMECAVQMVLPLVSNPGHVCITDGSLYFQPLNGYPEQVIQIRLNRVRRIYKRRHTLRPLGLEVFCSEDDFCSDIYLKFYKTADRDEIYYYIATFLENHVTEHTAESYMLQWQRGHLSNYQYLLHLNNLADRSCNDLSQYPVFPWVLADYSSPQLDLTNEATFRDLSKPVGALNKERLDRLLSRYRGMPEPRFMFGSHYSSPGYVLFYLVRVAPEHMLCLQNGRYDHPDRMFNSIGDTWKNCLDGATDFKELIPEFYGNDCSFLENKRNLGLGRRQNGSLVGDVVVPPWASDTSDFLQKHNTALESQYVSEHLHEWIDLVFGFKQRGSEALAAHNVFHPLTYEGGVDCDSIEDPDQRIAMLTQILEFGQTPKQLFTTPHPQRITPRFHNMTRSPSSNSPVSDLSPASQSEDSSFEDLTEESRRLSWANIGNLKPISSHKIHKEAVSGIAVTRDGAAIFSTSQDSTLKMFSKELKDFQRSMSFSNMALSSCLMLADGKTVVCSSWDNNVYFYSIPYGRRQDTLMGHDDAVSEMCWFDERLYTASWDSTVKVWQCPSDSSSNHKRSPFELLAELEHEAGVNTIGLNPAGTLLVSGCKDGAVSLWDTSSYTALQQVHCHTGTIHHTAFSPDSRHVLSVGADSCMKVTDVQTGMVISSVKAEEEQRCFCWDGNSVLCGGGSGDLLLWDLLSNTVTKRIPAHSGAVTAMWMSKLCSTVITGGEDRQIVFWKLQS; this is encoded by the exons ATGGCTTTTTTAAAGAGGAAAGAACGAACTAAAGAAAG ATTTTCCCTCCTGTTGTTGGATTTGGAGGAATATTATTTTGAACAGCACACTGCATACCACGTGACAACCTGTTCAGAGAAGGAGAG AAAAGTCAGAGGCTCGTTCAAGGTCTGCTCCAGATCTGTCATATTTGATCCAGAGGATGTTTCAGAGCCAATTTTAAAG ATTCCTCTTCGCGACTGTAAGAAGATAGagtttgtggagagagagagcaacCCTTTCAATGA TCCGAGACCATCTGTCATCTCTATTTCATGTGTACAG GCTATCTACATCAAGGAGAGCAATGTCATAGCACCTTACAGAAATGAAAGG GGGGCAAAGAAAGTGACGTTCCAGTTGGAAGACTGGAGTAAAACAGAAGATGTGGTTCAGACATTTCTTCAG CTCCACAGGGCGTCCTGTCTCGAGAAGCTTGGAGACCAGACTGCGATG ATTGCCGCCATTTTACAATCACGCCTGGCGAGGTCTTCTTTTGACAAAAACTG CTTTCAGAGCATGGCAGAGAAGCCTCACATGGAGTGTGCCGTGCAGATGGTCCTGCCTCTGGTGTCCAACCCCGGCCACGTCTGCATAACGGATGGAAGCCTCTACTTCCAGCCTCTCAATGGATATCCG GAGCAGGTCATTCAGATCAGACTCAACAGAGTGAGGAGGATTTACAAGAGACGGCATACACTCAGACCTCTG GGTCTGGAGGTATTCTGTAGTGAGGATGACTTCTGCTCCGACATCTACCTGAAGTTTTACAAGACGGCTGACAGAGATGAGATCTACTACTACATCGCTACTTTCCTGG AGAACCATGTGACGGAGCACACGGCAGAGAGCTACATGCTGCAGTGGCAGCGCGGCCACCTGAGCAACTACCAGTATCTGCTCCACCTCAACAACCTGGCTGACCGCAGCTGCAACGACCTCTCTCAGTACCCCGTCTTCCCCTGGGTCCTCGCAGACTACTCCAGCCCCCAGTTAG ATCTGACCAACGAGGCCACATTCAGGGACCTGAGCAAACCTGTGGGAGCTCTGAACAAAGAGCGACTAGACCGACTGCTG TCTCGATACAGAGGCATGCCTGAGCCCCGCTTCATGTTCGGCAGTCACTACTCGTCTCCAGGCTACGTCCTTTTCTACCTGGTCCGAGTCG CTCCGGAGCACATGCTGTGTCTCCAGAACGGCCGCTACGACCACCCAGATCGCATGTTCAATAG CATAGGTGATACGTGGAAAAACTGCTTAGACGGGGCAACAGACTTCAAAGAG TTGATTCCAGAGTTTTATGGGAATGACTGCAGCTTCCTGgaaaacaaacgtaatcttggtTTGGGGAGGAGACAGAACGGGAGCCTGGTCGGGGATGTTGTTGTCCCGCCCTGGGCCTCAG ATACCAGTGATTTCCTCCAGAAGCACAACACAGCGCTGGAGAGTCAGTACGTGTCGGAGCACCTTCACGAGTGGATCGACCTGGTGTTCGGCTTCAAGCAGAGAGGCAGTGAAGCTCTCGCAGCCCATAATG tgtttcacCCTCTGACCTATGAAGGAGGTGTGGACTGTGACAG CATCGAGGACCCTGACCAGAGGATCGCCATGCTGACACAGATCCTGGAGTTCGGCCAGACGCCCAAGCAGCTGTTCACCACCCCTCACCCTCAGAGGATCACCCCCCGGTTTCACAACATGACCCGAAGCCCCAGCAGCAACTCACCTGTCAGCGACCTGTCTCCAG CCTCTCAGAGCGAGGACTCGTCCTTTGAAGACCTGACGGAGGAGAGCAGGAGGTTATCCTGGGCGAACATCGGAAATCTGAAACCCATCTCCAGCCACAAGATCCATAAAGA GGCTGTGAGCGGCATCGCTGTGACCCGGGACGGAGCAGCTATATTCTCCACATCCCAAG ACTCAACCCttaaaatgttttccaaagAGTTGAAGGACTTCCAAAGAAGCATGTCCTTCTCTAACATG GCATTATCGTCATGTCTCATGCTGGCTGATGGTAAAACTGTGGTGTGTTCTTCCTGGGACAACAATGT TTATTTCTACTCCATCCCATACGGCAGGCGGCAGGACACTCTGATGGGCCATGACGACGCTGTCAGTGAGATGTGTTGGTTTGATGAGCGGCTGTACACGGCGTCCTGGGACTCCACCGTCAAG GTCTGGCAGTGCCCTTCTGATAGCTCGTCCAATCACAAGAGATCCCCGTTTGAGTTACTGGCCGAGTTGGAACATGAGGCTGGG GTGAACACCATTGGTCTGAATCCAGCGGGCACCCTGCTGGTGTCGGGCTGTAAAGACGGGGCGGTCAGCCTCTGGGACACCAGCAGCTACACCGCCCTGCAGCAGGTCCACTGCCACACGGGGACCATCCACCACACGGCCTTCAGTCCAG ACAGCAGACACGTCCTGAGTGTCGGCGCTGACTCCTGTATGAAGGTCACTGACGTCCAGACAGGAATGGTGATATCGTCTGTGAAAGCTGAGGAGGAGCAGAG GTGCTTCTGCTGGGACGGGAACTCTgtgctctgtgggggggggtcAGGTGACCTCCTGCTGTGGGACCTGCTCAGCAACACAGTCACCAAGAGGATCCCCGCACACTCAG GTGCCGTCACGGCCATGTGGATGAGCAAGCTGTGCTCCACGGTGATCACCGGCGGGGAGGACAGACAGATCGTCTTCTGGAAGCTCCAGAGTTAA
- the nsmaf gene encoding protein FAN isoform X1, which yields MAFLKRKERTKERFSLLLLDLEEYYFEQHTAYHVTTCSEKERKVRGSFKVCSRSVIFDPEDVSEPILKIPLRDCKKIEFVERESNPFNDPRPSVISISCVQAIYIKESNVIAPYRNERGAKKVTFQLEDWSKTEDVVQTFLQLHRASCLEKLGDQTAMIAAILQSRLARSSFDKNCFQSMAEKPHMECAVQMVLPLVSNPGHVCITDGSLYFQPLNGYPEQVIQIRLNRVRRIYKRRHTLRPLGLEVFCSEDDFCSDIYLKFYKTADRDEIYYYIATFLENHVTEHTAESYMLQWQRGHLSNYQYLLHLNNLADRSCNDLSQYPVFPWVLADYSSPQLDLTNEATFRDLSKPVGALNKERLDRLLSRYRGMPEPRFMFGSHYSSPGYVLFYLVRVAPEHMLCLQNGRYDHPDRMFNSIGDTWKNCLDGATDFKELIPEFYGNDCSFLENKRNLGLGRRQNGSLVGDVVVPPWASDTSDFLQKHNTALESQYVSEHLHEWIDLVFGFKQRGSEALAAHNGEETCSCFFQIKPTRRGKSSHSSLCFSVFHPLTYEGGVDCDSIEDPDQRIAMLTQILEFGQTPKQLFTTPHPQRITPRFHNMTRSPSSNSPVSDLSPASQSEDSSFEDLTEESRRLSWANIGNLKPISSHKIHKEAVSGIAVTRDGAAIFSTSQDSTLKMFSKELKDFQRSMSFSNMALSSCLMLADGKTVVCSSWDNNVYFYSIPYGRRQDTLMGHDDAVSEMCWFDERLYTASWDSTVKVWQCPSDSSSNHKRSPFELLAELEHEAGVNTIGLNPAGTLLVSGCKDGAVSLWDTSSYTALQQVHCHTGTIHHTAFSPDSRHVLSVGADSCMKVTDVQTGMVISSVKAEEEQRCFCWDGNSVLCGGGSGDLLLWDLLSNTVTKRIPAHSGAVTAMWMSKLCSTVITGGEDRQIVFWKLQS from the exons ATGGCTTTTTTAAAGAGGAAAGAACGAACTAAAGAAAG ATTTTCCCTCCTGTTGTTGGATTTGGAGGAATATTATTTTGAACAGCACACTGCATACCACGTGACAACCTGTTCAGAGAAGGAGAG AAAAGTCAGAGGCTCGTTCAAGGTCTGCTCCAGATCTGTCATATTTGATCCAGAGGATGTTTCAGAGCCAATTTTAAAG ATTCCTCTTCGCGACTGTAAGAAGATAGagtttgtggagagagagagcaacCCTTTCAATGA TCCGAGACCATCTGTCATCTCTATTTCATGTGTACAG GCTATCTACATCAAGGAGAGCAATGTCATAGCACCTTACAGAAATGAAAGG GGGGCAAAGAAAGTGACGTTCCAGTTGGAAGACTGGAGTAAAACAGAAGATGTGGTTCAGACATTTCTTCAG CTCCACAGGGCGTCCTGTCTCGAGAAGCTTGGAGACCAGACTGCGATG ATTGCCGCCATTTTACAATCACGCCTGGCGAGGTCTTCTTTTGACAAAAACTG CTTTCAGAGCATGGCAGAGAAGCCTCACATGGAGTGTGCCGTGCAGATGGTCCTGCCTCTGGTGTCCAACCCCGGCCACGTCTGCATAACGGATGGAAGCCTCTACTTCCAGCCTCTCAATGGATATCCG GAGCAGGTCATTCAGATCAGACTCAACAGAGTGAGGAGGATTTACAAGAGACGGCATACACTCAGACCTCTG GGTCTGGAGGTATTCTGTAGTGAGGATGACTTCTGCTCCGACATCTACCTGAAGTTTTACAAGACGGCTGACAGAGATGAGATCTACTACTACATCGCTACTTTCCTGG AGAACCATGTGACGGAGCACACGGCAGAGAGCTACATGCTGCAGTGGCAGCGCGGCCACCTGAGCAACTACCAGTATCTGCTCCACCTCAACAACCTGGCTGACCGCAGCTGCAACGACCTCTCTCAGTACCCCGTCTTCCCCTGGGTCCTCGCAGACTACTCCAGCCCCCAGTTAG ATCTGACCAACGAGGCCACATTCAGGGACCTGAGCAAACCTGTGGGAGCTCTGAACAAAGAGCGACTAGACCGACTGCTG TCTCGATACAGAGGCATGCCTGAGCCCCGCTTCATGTTCGGCAGTCACTACTCGTCTCCAGGCTACGTCCTTTTCTACCTGGTCCGAGTCG CTCCGGAGCACATGCTGTGTCTCCAGAACGGCCGCTACGACCACCCAGATCGCATGTTCAATAG CATAGGTGATACGTGGAAAAACTGCTTAGACGGGGCAACAGACTTCAAAGAG TTGATTCCAGAGTTTTATGGGAATGACTGCAGCTTCCTGgaaaacaaacgtaatcttggtTTGGGGAGGAGACAGAACGGGAGCCTGGTCGGGGATGTTGTTGTCCCGCCCTGGGCCTCAG ATACCAGTGATTTCCTCCAGAAGCACAACACAGCGCTGGAGAGTCAGTACGTGTCGGAGCACCTTCACGAGTGGATCGACCTGGTGTTCGGCTTCAAGCAGAGAGGCAGTGAAGCTCTCGCAGCCCATAATGGTGAAGAGACCTGCAGCTGTTTCTTTCAAATCAAACCAACCAGACGTGGAAAAAGCTCACATTCATCCctttgtttttcagtgtttcacCCTCTGACCTATGAAGGAGGTGTGGACTGTGACAG CATCGAGGACCCTGACCAGAGGATCGCCATGCTGACACAGATCCTGGAGTTCGGCCAGACGCCCAAGCAGCTGTTCACCACCCCTCACCCTCAGAGGATCACCCCCCGGTTTCACAACATGACCCGAAGCCCCAGCAGCAACTCACCTGTCAGCGACCTGTCTCCAG CCTCTCAGAGCGAGGACTCGTCCTTTGAAGACCTGACGGAGGAGAGCAGGAGGTTATCCTGGGCGAACATCGGAAATCTGAAACCCATCTCCAGCCACAAGATCCATAAAGA GGCTGTGAGCGGCATCGCTGTGACCCGGGACGGAGCAGCTATATTCTCCACATCCCAAG ACTCAACCCttaaaatgttttccaaagAGTTGAAGGACTTCCAAAGAAGCATGTCCTTCTCTAACATG GCATTATCGTCATGTCTCATGCTGGCTGATGGTAAAACTGTGGTGTGTTCTTCCTGGGACAACAATGT TTATTTCTACTCCATCCCATACGGCAGGCGGCAGGACACTCTGATGGGCCATGACGACGCTGTCAGTGAGATGTGTTGGTTTGATGAGCGGCTGTACACGGCGTCCTGGGACTCCACCGTCAAG GTCTGGCAGTGCCCTTCTGATAGCTCGTCCAATCACAAGAGATCCCCGTTTGAGTTACTGGCCGAGTTGGAACATGAGGCTGGG GTGAACACCATTGGTCTGAATCCAGCGGGCACCCTGCTGGTGTCGGGCTGTAAAGACGGGGCGGTCAGCCTCTGGGACACCAGCAGCTACACCGCCCTGCAGCAGGTCCACTGCCACACGGGGACCATCCACCACACGGCCTTCAGTCCAG ACAGCAGACACGTCCTGAGTGTCGGCGCTGACTCCTGTATGAAGGTCACTGACGTCCAGACAGGAATGGTGATATCGTCTGTGAAAGCTGAGGAGGAGCAGAG GTGCTTCTGCTGGGACGGGAACTCTgtgctctgtgggggggggtcAGGTGACCTCCTGCTGTGGGACCTGCTCAGCAACACAGTCACCAAGAGGATCCCCGCACACTCAG GTGCCGTCACGGCCATGTGGATGAGCAAGCTGTGCTCCACGGTGATCACCGGCGGGGAGGACAGACAGATCGTCTTCTGGAAGCTCCAGAGTTAA